One Brassica napus cultivar Da-Ae chromosome C2, Da-Ae, whole genome shotgun sequence DNA window includes the following coding sequences:
- the LOC106397203 gene encoding disease resistance RPP13-like protein 4, whose translation MAPEKSSQQPDMETKLKPEPKQNQEPEAGDDLDPEKSIKKIRSIVEALHTMFPPQPVQVKLRLSRSIPPTSTLPPRSNVTLATATSAQVETSLKHDESENSIHKLKRNLRLLEEDVAKLRVLNEVVGEEVSRHIVPLDKLLQKVEKGTTKTQLTKGMKKDLEDVNKKIFNLMCQVPLLPNKRKKPGGLDSEDGEVENNGKGIECLPGIHVNDEDLKRLAVFRKVKEKFIELTTERKICLLSFAVFPENQEVNRTMLMYWWIGEGILPDGIKPEDAVKGILKEFMEKKLIEPVENKRKVEPNCYKMTPFVHSSVVLISEEIGLFSMYQKGKTPRMKHSDLKKVCLVEESSSQPEAKAKKMPAGDIETVFNVSERFPDFAFKWFSEDQSSGKKKFSPLSKTAYKMLKVFYLGRWERTANRHIEVENPELMKYLKHMTKLKLLSFQGISRIERLDDAVCKLRELIILDLRACYNLEKLPDKIDSLKALTYLDITDCYMLDRMPKRLSWLDNLEVLKGFVVSDATDVETFCLLDELKHLKKLRKLSITINKGGDFTVFQLFVDIQDFSNLEKLKVAWGGINEHNKDKPTAGPVKKFFRTVTLLGNSPVTEPELHKVPKKDPVPSHLPKKLVKLDLQCFPEAELPSLLEPGKLRTLEKLYIKGGTKLTGFGKSVPEKPTECSVKVLRLKFLPRLKVEWRELRELYFPKLEFLDKYQSPQVSFCPCDGIGIWRGKSNQL comes from the coding sequence TCCTCCAAGGTCCAACGTGACTCTGGCCACAGCAACAAGTGCCCAGGTTGAAACTTCTTTGAAACATGACGAGTCCGAGAATTCTATTCATAAGCTAAAACGTAACCTCCGTCTGCTGGAGGAGGATGTGGCTAAGCTAAGAGTGCTTAACGAAGTGGTAGGAGAAGAGGTGAGCAGACACATCGTTCCACTTGACAAACTACTTCAAAAAGTGGAAAAGGGAACCACCAAAACTCAGTTGACCAAAGGTATGAAGAAAGATTTGGAGGATGTCAACAAGAAGATCTTTAACTTGATGTGTCAGGTACCTTTGCTTCCCAACAAACGCAAAAAGCCAGGAGGGTTAGATTCTGAGGATGGTGAAGTGGAGAATAACGGCAAAGGTATCGAATGCTTGCCAGGCATCCATGTTAATGATGAAGATCTTAAAAGACTCGCGGTTTTCAGAAAAGTTAAGGAGAAGTTCATAGAGCTTACTACTGAACGCAAGATCTGCCTGCTGAGCTTTGCTGTGTTCCCGGAGAATCAAGAAGTGAATAGAACAATGCTCATGTATTGGTGGATTGGAGAAGGGATTCTCCCTGATGGAATCAAACCCGAAGATGCTGTGAAAGGCATTCTCAAGGAGTTTATGGAGAAAAAGTTGATTGAGCCTGTCGAAAACAAACGCAAAGTGGAGCCAAACTGCTACAAGATGACACCCTTTGTGCATTCCTCAGTGGTTCTTATCTCAGAGGAGATAGGACTCTTTAGTATGTATCAGAAAGGGAAGACGCCAAGGATGAAACACTCAGACTTGAAAAAAGTTTGCCTTGTGGAAGAATCATCAAGCCAGCCAGAAGCAAAAGCTAAGAAAATGCCAGCAGGGGACATTGAGACAGTGTTCAATGTTTCTGAGAGGTTTCCTGATTTTGCATTCAAGTGGTTCTCTGAGGACCAATCATCAGGGAAGAAGAAGTTTAGCCCTCTATCAAAAACTGCATACAAGATGCTAAAGGTGTTTTATCTAGGCAGATGGGAGAGAACTGCGAACCGACACATCGAGGTAGAGAACCCTGAGCTTATGAAGTACTTGAAGCACATGACCAAACTCAAGCTTCTGAGCTTTCAAGGGATCTCAAGAATTGAAAGACTTGATGATGCTGTCTGTAAGCTTCGGGAGCTCATTATCTTGGACCTCAGAGCTTGCTACAATCTGGAGAAGCTTCCAGACAAGATAGATTCGCTCAAGGCACTGACCTACTTAGACATCACAGATTGCTACATGTTAGACCGCATGCCCAAGAGGCTTTCATGGCTGGATAACTTGGAGGTTCTCAAAGGCTTTGTGGTTAGTGATGCTACTGATGTGGAGACGTTCTGTCTGCTGGATGAGCTGAAGCACTTGAAGAAGCTGAGAAAGCTAAGCATTACTATAAACAAAGGTGGCGACTTCACGGTTTTTCAACTGTTTGTGGACATTCAGGACTTCTCCAACCTGGAAAAGCTGAAAGTGGCCTGGGGAGGTATTAATGAACACAACAAAGACAAACCAACTGCTGGACCAGTAAAAAAATTCTTCAGAACGGTGACACTCCTTGGTAATAGCCCAGTCACAGAACCAGAGCTTCACAAGGTTCCAAAGAAAGATCCAGTTCCAAGCCACCTTCCCAAGAAGTTGGTGAAACTGGACCTGCAGTGTTTCCCTGAAGCAGAACTTCCATCATTGCTTGAGCCTGGTAAACTACGTACATTGGAAAAACTATACATCAAAGGAGGAACCAAGCTTACTGGCTTTGGGAAGTCAGTGCCTGAGAAGCCAACAGAGTGCAGTGTCAAGGTTTTGCGTCTGAAGTTCCTTCCCAGGCTAAAAGTGGAGTGGAGGGAGCTGAGGGAACTATACTTTCCAAAACTGGAGTTCTTGGATAAGTATCAGAGCCCTCAAGTTAGTTTCTGCCCCTGTGATGGTATCGGAATCTGGCGCGGCAAGTCTAACCAACTCTGA
- the LOC125582428 gene encoding probable disease resistance protein At5g45490, giving the protein MNPEIPKQGEAFLNLFNQKYEDWANNGNKTDQKDPKSKYLSTGTLKKREGGALEPDENDRVESDSKLPGHKIHGFSNEIKSLKNFLLDQKVYNEFKTLVVVGEYGVGKTALCKTIFNDEDVKSVYAPRIWVSMHSTERSAEDVVRYLF; this is encoded by the coding sequence ATGAATCCAGAAATTCCAAAGCAAGGAGAAGCCTTCTTAAACCTCttcaatcaaaaatatgaagacTGGGCCAATAACGGCAACAAAACAGATCAAAAAGATCCCAAAAGTAAATATCTCTCAACAGGAACTCTGAAAAAGAGAGAGGGTGGGGCATTGGAGCCAGACGAAAATGATCGTGTGGAATCCGATTCTAAACTTCCAGGCCATAAAATCCACGGTTTCAGCAACGAGATCAAGTCATTGAAGAACTTCTTGCTGGACCAGAAGGTCTACAATGAGTTCAAGACTCTTGTGGTTGTAGGAGAATACGGTGTGGGGAAGACAGCTTTATGCAAGACCATTTTCAATGATGAAGACGTGAAGAGTGTTTACGCTCCAAGAATCTGGGTGTCTATGCATAGCACTGAACGGTCTGCTGAAGACGTGGTAAGATATCTGTTTTAA
- the LOC106379821 gene encoding metal tolerance protein C4 produces MKLKLDFKMLFPKEPAFNLARHKWRQNVQLVVVQNYLKRTGREEWAKQFREAAKRGDDSGMLNVMSNDGEEVVTALGSEVDRLEKEIQELVPGIRHVDIEEHIPIDQSL; encoded by the exons ATGAAgttaaaacttgattttaaaatgTTGTTCCCAAAAGAACCGGCCTTCAATCTCGCTAGACATAAGTGGAGACAAAATGTGCAGCTTGTTGTCGTCCAAAACTATCTTAAGAGAACTGGGCGTGAAGAGTGGGCAAAACAG TTTCGCGAGGCTGCAAAGAGAGGAGATGATTCTGGAATGCTCAATGTTATGTCAAACGACG GTGAGGAGGTTGTAACAGCTTTAGGAAGTGAAGTTGACCGGTTAGAGAAAGAGATCCAAGAACTTGTTCCTGGAATCCGGCACGTTGACATCGAAGAACACATTCCCATAGACCAATCTCTATGA
- the LOC125581824 gene encoding probable disease resistance protein At5g45490 — translation MNPEIPKQGEAFLNLFNQKYEDWANNGNKTDQKDPKSKYLSTGTLKKREGGALEPDENDRVESDSKLPGHKIHGFSNEIKSLKNFLLDQKVYNEFKTLVVVGEYGVGKTALCKTIFNDEDVKSVYAPRIWVSMHSTERSAEDGLDGKISVLKNILTVLGVEVSILDKINKYAVDEYKSNMESEVESKKLDAETAKEKEISALLYALHLNLRWKKYLIVFDDVREEDNWNEKLQDDEEKLKKDKRWGKYLSDGFPKGSGGRVIYTTRDENKNLAKKLVAEEHEIHRLWPLTDSLSVWRIYDAARIYNKVKDPPRNDKKCIEELMNKSRGLPLAVRLLATLLPVFLDDENTEQTNGTTGSGNTTTEQNGSTQPQTA, via the coding sequence ATGAATCCAGAAATTCCAAAGCAAGGAGAAGCCTTCTTAAACCTCttcaatcaaaaatatgaagacTGGGCCAATAACGGCAACAAAACAGATCAAAAAGATCCCAAAAGTAAATATCTCTCAACAGGAACTCTGAAAAAGAGAGAGGGTGGGGCATTGGAGCCAGACGAAAATGATCGTGTGGAATCCGATTCTAAACTTCCAGGCCATAAAATCCACGGTTTCAGCAACGAGATCAAGTCATTGAAGAACTTCTTGCTGGACCAGAAGGTCTACAATGAGTTCAAGACTCTTGTGGTTGTAGGAGAATACGGTGTGGGGAAGACAGCTTTATGCAAGACCATTTTCAATGATGAAGACGTGAAGAGTGTTTACGCTCCAAGAATCTGGGTGTCTATGCATAGCACTGAACGGTCTGCTGAAGACGGTCTAGATGGTAAGATATCTGTTTTAAAGAATATCTTGACAGTTCTTGGAGTTGAAGTCTCGATATTGGACAAGATCAACAAATATGCTGTAGATGAGTATAAAAGCAACATGGAATCTGAGGTGGAATCTAAAAAACTTGACGCAgagacagccaaggagaagGAGATCTCTGCTTTGCTCTATGCGCTTCACTTGAATCTGAGGTGGAAGAAGTATCTGATAGTGTTTGATGATGTGCGAGAAGAGGACAACTGGAACGAGAAGCTTCAAGACGATGAGGAGAAGCTCAAGAAGGATAAGAGATGGGGAAAATATCTTTCAGATGGATTCCCTAAAGGCTCTGGTGGAAGAGTGATATACACAACCAGGGATGAGAACAAGAATCTGGCGAAGAAGCTAGTGGCAGAGGAACATGAGATACATCGTCTTTGGCCTCTGACTGATTCTCTAAGTGTCTGGAGGATATATGATGCAGCACGGATATATAACAAGGTAAAAGATCCTCCTAGGAACGACAAGAAATGCATTGAAGAGCTTATGAACAAGTCTCGTGGTCTTCCTCTAGCTGTTAGACTGTTGGCCACGCTTCTTCCCGTGTTTCTTGACGATGAAAACACTGAGCAGACCAATGGGACAACCGGATCAGGAAACACCACTACTGAGCAGAATGGTTCTACTCAACCTCAAAccgcttga